A stretch of DNA from Maridesulfovibrio sp.:
TCGGGTCCGTCGTAGGGTCATTCATAACCCAGTTTGTACTTTTCTTCGGCATGGCGAAGATGTGGAAAAAACCTGCGGCAGCAATCTGGACACTGATCATCTACAATTCCATGCCGGTCTTCCTTGCCCTCGGGATAATGATGACCACCGACAACCCGTTCATTCTCTGCTGGTCATGCGCTCTTTTTGCGCTGTATGATGCTTCCATCCCCTACCCTCCGGGCATAGACCGCGACTCCAATCAATCGCGAACCAGACCGTTTCTGCTGATTTCGTTCTTTCTGGCCCTGGGAATTCTTGCAAAATATACCATGCTCGGATTCATCGGCCTCTCAGTGATGTACGGTCTGCTGCTGATGCGCCGGGAAAAGCTTCCCAAAGGATTCTGGTTCAAACTTTTCGCGGCCCTCGCAGCCGGTGTTTTCCTTGGATTTCTACCGACCCTGATCTGGAATATACAAAACGGATTTGTCGGCTACAAACATGTCCTCTACCTGATCGGCGCATCCGGAAAGGAAGCTTCGCAACTGATCCGCTTTGACCGCTTTCTGCCCTTCCTCGGGGAGCAGATCGGAATGGCTTCACCGTGGTGGATGGTCTTCATGTTCATCGGCGGGATTACGGCCCTGCGCTTCATACTCGGCAGCAGGAATGACAACAGACTGGGGCTGAACAACAGGCAATCCGCACTGCTGGCGGTTTTTTTCCTGCCGGTCTGGGCGTTCTTCTTTGTCTGGAGTTTTCACGCCAAGGTTCTGGGCAACTGGGCGGTAATCTCTTATGTCGGCGGAGTCATGCTGGCAGGCATAGCCTTTGAACACTTCTGGACAGCACGGGGCAGGTTCCGTTCCCTGTGGGTCTTCCTCAGTGTCTTGATCTTCCTGATTCTGCATTTCCAGAATCTGGTGCCGTTGCCGGACAACCTGAATCCCACTCACAGACTCAAGGGCTGGACCGATCTGGGACAGCAGGTCGCGGAGCTGGAAAAAAGCCAGTTCAAGGATCCGGACAAAGTCTTTGTAATGAGCGAATTATACGACATGACCGCCGCTCTGGCTTTCTATGTACCCGGTCAGCCGCGTACCTACTGCGCATGGATAGACCGGCGCATGAACCAGTACGACCTCTGGCCCGGCCCAGTAGACAAAACAGGCTGGGACTGCGTGTACGTGCTCAAGAACTTCAAGGGAGAACCGGACCGGGAGTTGGTAAAGATGTTCAAGCGCATAAGCCCGCCAATACACATCCAGACCACCTTCCGCGGAAAACCGGCCCGCAAGTTCACAATCTATCTGTGTTACGGTTACAACGGATACTGGCCCAAAGACCACAAACTTCGTTTTTAAGACATCCATAATAAACACGGCGTTCTCATCCATTACCGGATAAGAATGCCGTGTTTTCCTTTCACGGTTCATCAAAAATCCATTTTTTTTAATTTTTTTTCTGCACCGCCCTTGCAGTCCGTACCGGCTTTCGGGGTGGTGCGGGCCTATTTTCATTATGATTCCACATAATTTGATGCTTGTTGTAGTATTGTGGCAGAAAGTTGTGCGCAGGGATGTCATTCTTTGACATTTTTTGACAAATAATGTCATAAGGAGTACATCGTAGTGTAATTTTGAAAAATCAGGACAAGTCTTTGACTCCCTCGCCTACACTCTACACGGTGCGTGAGATCGCTGACACGCTGAGAATCCATCCCAGAACCGCCTACCGGCTGATTCAGGAGGGACGGATTCGAGGTATCAAGGTCGGCAGCCAGTGGCGTGTTCCGGAAAGTTCGTTGCTGGAATACATAGAAAACGGACTCACGGTACCGAAGAAGAAAAAGTCTGGAGATGACAAGAAAGGCCCTGAACAACTGAAACTGCCCATTTGAGAAACATCGGTGGACAAAATCATGAAAAAGAAGGCTGCCCTGCGTAGGGTGACTCTGGAAAATGATTTCGGAGGAGCAATTTCCTTTACCGGGAAATTGGAAAATGAATCCCTGCATTTCAATGAAAATACAGGAGAACTTGTCTCGGAAAAAATCTACAGCACAGAGCAGGGAAGAACCGGCTACAGCGTAGTTAACGGAGACGGCATCAAGAGGGAAAGAAGGGCCTACCTGCTGGAAGATCAGGGTGAAGTCTGCATGGTTTCAAACGGCTCCATCCTGCTTGGGCTGGAAACTGAAAACATGCTTACTTTCTTTGCTCAGGCACTGGCGGAAGAGGCGGAACTCTACTCCGAAGATGAAATGGAGACCCTCCAGAAACATCTGGACGCGGTAAACGAATAATTTTCTTTTTACACGAAGTACAAAGCGTCGGTACACAAGAAGGCCCCGAGATTCTTCCGAATCTCGGGGCTTTTGCATGTCTTGCAGCTACTATGGGTAACCATGGAGGAATAGCTCAACCCTGTTCCGAATCGTGAAAGCATTCAGGCTTCAGCTGCTTGCTTTTTGCCATGGTTGCTACCGGAGGGATATGCTTCCAGGCGTGCAAAGGATTCATGGGCCTGCGGTTGCTGAAATCAACCCGGCAGGCGGTGAATGCTCCGAAATACGGGGGATAGATTATCCCGTTCAACTGTTTCCAGGGAGTTCTGTCTTTCCAGCTCCACATCGGTCCGGGCAGTACCGAGCGGATTGCAGCCGGACTGTAGCCGCTGCCGTCCTTGATCATCCTGCGCATTTCAGATGGAGAATACCAGTGTGCCGAACGAAGTGTGCTGGGAGATGCCCATGCCCACATCCTGCCGTGAGTGAAAAAATAGATGGAATGCCTGTTCAGGAACCCCACAAGCAGCCCCCCGGCGGAAACCCTCGCTGCTTCCGAAAGCATTGCCACGGGATCGGAGCAGAATTCCAGAACGGTCCAGAGCAGGGTAAAATCGAATTCATTGTCGTCGAAAGGCAGGCTCTCGCCGTTGCACAGGTGCAGGGAGGCCCGGTTGCCAAGTCTTTTCCGCGCAGCCTCAAGCATTACGGGAGAACGATCAACACCGGTGATATCAAAACCGCACCGATAAAGATGGTCGAGGAAAAGCCCCGTACCGCAGCCGATTTCAAGAAGCTTACGCTTGCGCCGGGGCCATGCGGAAATAAGGCTGTCCATGATCAGGACTTCCTGCTCCAGAGCAAAACCGCCCTCGGGAGTCTTGAACCAGGTATCGAATTTTTCAGCGTCCACGCCGTTCCAGACCATAACTTCCACCTTTGCATATGTTAAATCAGACACGCAGAGCAAAGCCCTATCCTTGTAGATAATCAGCATATGGCGACCGGTCAAACACTAACCGCGTGAAACGGAATGTAACTGTCGACAAAAAACAAGTCCGCCCGGAACATCGGGATGTTCCGGGCGGGCTGCTGGGGTTAACGAGGAGAGGAGGTGTAGTTATCTAACGCGCCGACTGTGGGGTAGACTGTAATGGTCAACGCTTTTAAGGAGTTAATCTCCGTTAAGTTCTTCGTATACCTTTCCGACCAGCTTTTCGCTGGGGGTCAGAGTCTTGTCGCCGGGGGTCCAGCGTGCCGGGCAGGCTTCTGCCGGGTGATCCTTGAGGTAGACATTTGCTTCTACCTTGCGAACGAGTTCTTCGGCATTGCGGCCGACATTGTAGTAGTTGACTTCGGATGACACCAGAACCCCGTCAGGATTCACGATAAAGGTTCCTCTGAGAGCCTGCCCTGTGGTGTGGTCGTAGACACTGAAGAAGTCGGAAACTTCGCCAGTGGGGTCAGCAGCCATCTTGAACTTTACGTCCTTGAGCAACCGCTCGTCGTTCTTCCAGGCGAGATGTACGAACTTGGTATCCGTGGATACGGAAACCACTTCGCAACCGAGTTTCTGCAGTTCGGCATGCTTATTTGCAAGGTCGGCCAGTTCCGTCGGGCAGACAAAGGTGAAGTCTGCGGGGTAGAAGAACAGGACCAGCCACTTTCCGGCTTTCCTGATTTCTTCAAAGCTGACTTCGCAGAAGCCGCAATCTTCAGGGTCGTATGCTTCTACTGTGAAATCGGGAACTTTTTCTCCGATAGCAGCCTGTGTAATAACTTCTTCATAATTTTCACAACTCATTTTTTATCTCCTGTAGGTTTGAAATCTTTATTTCAATTTTCTTAATAGTAATGCTTCTCATTCGTTGATTTGACACTAGGCAAATTTGATTCCCGTGTCAACGATAATCGTAATCTTTCTCGATAATTTTTTAAATATTTAATATTTTAAACTTTATTATAAAGAGAGCATATAAAGAGAATATTGCCTTTGATGTTTTATTTGGTTAATTTGCTTTGATCACAAACATAATGGAGTTCCTGAATGAGCAAAACGCATGGCTTTAAAGAAATATCACGCGAATACGTAGCCGAACTGAACGGCGAGGCCGTTATATATGAACATGAGAAGACCGGCGGAAGAGTTCTGTCGGTAATCAACAATGACGAGAACAAAACGTTCGGAATAAGCTTCCGCACCCCGCCTGCCAACAGCACCGGCCTGCCGCATATTCTTGAACATTCCGTACTTTGCGGATCGGAAAAATACCCGGTCAAGGAACCGTTCGTCGAGCTGCTCAAGTGCTCGCTGCAGACATTCCTGAACGCCATGACCTATCCGGACAAGACCGTATATCCGGTCGCAAGTCCCAATGAACAGGATTTCCGAAACCTTGTGGGGGTATATCTGGACGCGGTCTTCTTCCCGAACCTGACACCCAACACCCTCATGCAGGAAGGCTGGCACTACGTTCCTGAAAAAGACGGTTCCTTAAGCTACAAGGGAGTTGTTTTCAATGAAATGAAAGGGGCGTACTCCTCACCGGACAGTCTGCTCTATGAACACTCGCAGCATTCCCTGTTTCCGGACACCACCTACGGACTTGATTCCGGCGGCGATCCGGAAGTCATCCCGGAACTGACCTTTGAGGAATTTATCGAATTTCACGGCAAATACTATCATCCTTCCAACGCATACGCCTTTTTCTACGGTGACGACGACCCGGAACACCGTCTGGTGATGCTGGAAGAATACTTTTCCCGCTATGATCGGATTGATCCCCATTCCGAAATCAGCATGCAGACTCCTTTCAAGGAACCGGTCTCGGTTGTAAAAAAATACGCCGCTTCCGACGATGATGCCCAGAAAGCCATGTTCACCATGAACTTCGGTATTTCACGCGGACGCGAGGCAATGGCTGATCTTGAATTGAGCGTGCTGGAGGAAATCCTCATCGGTCTCCCCTCCTCGCCTCTGCGCAAGGCCCTCAATGATTCCGGTCTTGGCGAAGATCTCGCCGGGGCGGGGCTTGAAAACGAACTGCGGCAGCTTTATTTTTCTACCGGTCTCAAAGGCATCAAGGCCGAAGACGGACCGAAGGTCGAAGAAATAATCTTCGCAACGCTCCGGGACATTGTGAAAAACGGAGTTGAAAAGGACGACATAGAAGCGGCGCTCAACACCATTGAATTTCAGTTGCGCGAAAACAATACCGGCTCCTACCCCCGCGGACTGTCGGTCATGATCACCGCCATGACTTCCTGGCTCTACGATGGACACCCGCTTGAATACGTCCGCTACGAACAGCCGCTGGCGGAACTGAAAGCACGTCTGGAAAATGGCGAAAACGTTTTCGAGCCGCTGATCAGCGAGATTTTTCTCAACAACAGCTATCGTTCCAGCGTTCTCATGATACCGGACAGCGAAGTCGGCCCGAAACGGGAAGCCGATGAAAAAGCAAGGCTGGACAAGGCTCGCTCAGCCATGGATGAAAGCGAATACCAGTCCGTGCTCAAGAAGGCCGCGGAACTGCAGGCGGAACAGGAAGCCGAGGACTCTCCCGAAGCTCTGGCGACAATCCCCAGACTCACCATTGCCGATATTGAAAAGGAAGGCCGGGAAATCGTCTGCGACCAAAAGGGCGACACCCTCTTTCACGATCTGGACACCAACGGGATCATGTACCTCGATCTGGCCTTTGATTTTTCCGGACTGGAAGACAGGCTTGTCCCTTACCTCCCGATTTTCGGTCGGGCTCTGCTCCAGACTGGAACCAGATCCACCGATTTTGTAACCATGACCAGACGCATGGCCGCCAAGACCGGGGGCATACATCACGCCGCCATCGTGACCCCCATTCACATGACCGATGATACCTGCTCCCGCTTTGTACTGCGGGCAAAGGCCACGACAGAGCGGACTGATGATCTGCTGGAAATCCTCTCGGAACTGCTGCGCGAAGCATCCCTTGATAACCGGGACCGCATCCGCCAGATAGTGCTTGAATCCAAGGCCCGTAAGGAACAATCCCTTGTGCCCTCCGGACACATCATGGCCGCGACCCGCATGAAAGCCCGTTTCAATGAAGCAGGCCTGATCAACGAGCTTATGAACGGCATCTCCGGGCTGGAATTTCTGCGCAAACTGGCAGAACGGGTTGAAAACGATTTCGATTCCGTGGCCGCAGACCTCGAAGCTGTACGGACCGCAATCATCAGCAAGAGCACCCTGCTGTCCAACATCACCATGGATGGGAAATCATTCAAAGATGTTGAAGCTGATATTGCCTCCATGGTCGGACAGCTTCCCGCAGGAAACAGCACCAAAGCACAACGGACTATGCTGAAATTTCCCGCAGCGGAAGGACTGTGCATTCCCGCTCAGGTCAACTATGTTGCCAAGGGAGCCAAAGTATCCGAGTACGGCTATGAATATACGGGAGCGGCCCATGTTGTCAGCCGCTATCTGCGCACCGGTTATCTCTGGGACAAAGTGCGTGTGCAGGGCGGAGCTTACGGCTCCTTCTCCATGCTCGACCGCACTTCCGGCAGCCTGAGCTTTGTCTCATACCGCGACCCGAACCTGACCCGCACCCTCGACACCTATGATGCCGTGGCCGACTATCTGTCCGACCTCAAGCTGAACAGCGATGAGCTGGAAAAAGCAGTGCTCGGCGGCATAGGCGAAATAGACAACTACATGCTGCCGGATGCCAAGGGCTATACCTCCATGGTCCGCCATCTCTGCCGCGAAGACGCAGCCTTCAGGCAGTCCATACGCGAACAGGTGCTGGGATGCAGTGCGCAGGATTTCCGTAATTTTGCCAAAGCCGCCAAAGCCGTGGCCGAACACGGAGATGTAGTTGTGCTCGGAGGCAAAAAAGCCATGCAGGATTCAGGGCTCGCCCTTGAACTGAAGGATGTGCTCTAGCCGGGAGCCAGAACAACAGTAATAAAGAAAAGACCTCTCGCCAACTGCCCGGCGGCATTTGGCGAGAGGTCTTTATTATCTTGAATACAGGCCTGAAAATCCGTCTGATGCCTCAACAGGCTCACCAGATATTTACGGGCATTTTCTTTTCTTCCGAAAAAGTCCGGGCAAAATCATCGAACGCGGTGAGCGCCGCAGCGGCCCCCTGCCCGGTGGCGATTATGATCTGCCGCACTCCGCCGGTGACATCTCCGGCAGCGTAAACCCGTTCGACGCTGGTACGCTGTCCGGCATCAACCTTGATGAAACCGTCTTCACGCAGTTCCACCCCAAGTTTTTGCGCAAGGGATGTGTTGGCGGTATGTCCGATGGCGACAAAGACAACGTCGGTATCAAGCGTTGTTTCACTTCCGTCTTCATTATTCTTCACCCGCACGGACTCAACCTGCTTATCACCGATTATCTCGGTAACCTCGCTATTCCAGATCACCTTGATTCCTTCGCGCTCAACTGAATCCTGCAGCACCTTCTCAGCCCTGAATCTGTCGCGGCGATGGATGATGGTCGTTTCCACTCCAAGATGCTTCAAGTGCAGGGCATCGGTCAGGGCCGTGTTTCCACCGCCGACCACCACAGCCTTACCGCCTCGGTAGAAATTGCCGTCACAGGTGGCGCAGTAGCTTACCCCGTGGCCGTAGAATTTATCTTCACCCGGCACGCCCAGCATGCGCACATTCACACCGGTTGCCAGCAGAATCCCCTTGGCCCGGTAGACCGTGTCATCAGTCGCAATCTCGAAACGCTCTCCCGCCTTGATGTCCCGGACCTCTACGAATTGATTGATCCGGGTATATTCACGGGCATGGGCACCTAAAATTTCCACGAGTTCAAAACCCTGAATGTGCGTGAACCCCGGATAATTCTCCACCTTCGGAGTCAGGGCCACCTGACCACCGACACCCTGCTTTTCAAGAATAACGCAACTAAGGCCGCTGCGCTTCGCATATATTCCGGCACTCATACCGGCGGGTCCTCCGCCGATGATCACCAGATCGACATCTTCGTATTCCTTTTCTTCCTGCTGCTCCGGTTCCTTGCGATTCTCTTCCATAATCTCCTTGAGCGGCTTCATGTACAGAAGCTGGATCATGAACTGGTCTTCCGGCTCCAGCCCCTTGAACGTGGCGGTATCATTTATATCGGTATGCGGAACTGATCCTACGTTATACTGGCGGGCCATATTCTCATTATCGAGAGTTGAAATGCACCAGGCCGAAACCTTATCCGGCCTGCCCACAGCAGCCTTGAAAGCGTTGATGGCCTGGCCGGGGCAATACGGGCAGGACGGGCTGGAAAAAATCTTTACCAGCCTGTTTCCCTTGAGTTTGCCGAGAATTTCCATTGCGCTTTCGGAAATCCCCTCCTCACCCTTGGAAGCAAGGTTCAAGGCCTCGACCAGAGCACGGCCTTCTTCACCGGCAGGAGCACCCAGAAAACGTATATCGTACTTGTCCGGCGCAATGAGGATTGTCGGGGAAGCAATTATTTTGCGCTCACGCCCCTCCTCGCTATCCATCGCAAACTCCCTGAGCTCGATTTTGTCACTCATGACATTCAGGGCCCGACAGAGCTTAAGGGAAAATTCATTATATTCGTTGTGCAACCCTTCTTTGGTATAAATCTCAATGGCGACATTGCGCTTGAAACCGGCGAACATTTTTTCAAGATACTGCCGACTCTCGTCCGGGATGAAATTGCGATACCGATCTTCTGCACTGAGTGAACTCATACGACTGGTCTCCTTGGTCGCCTGCCGCACCGCTTTCGGGAATACAGCGGCTTAAAAACCGTGGCAGGGCTGATTAATCTATATGGTGCTGTTATCAATATGACCTATTTTGCCTGTTCCGGGAAGGGACCCCGGCATAAACGGCAGATGTTTTTCACAGACACCAAGTATTATCAGGAATATTTACTAAAAGAAACACAATTCGTTGTATAAATTGGTGTTTAAAATTCCAAAATAAACTCATCAGTATTTTTGAAGACCACGTTCTCCGGGGATAATCCCAGACCGGCATACAATTCCCTGAGATTTCCCTTATGACCCCAGAATTCTCCGGAATACCTGGCCGGAACGCTGAGACGGGCAGGGCCGGATTTGTATTGCGCGAGCTTTGAGCCGAGAAAAAGATACAAGGCCCTTGAACGGGCCGCCTGTCCAAGGGCGGGATGGAACGGACCGGCCACAATGCTTTCAGCAAGCCCCTCTTCATGCGCAACGCCGATGCGGATAACATGAATTCCGGCCGGCCAGAGCTGCATAAGTCCATGCGCAAGTTCAATCTCCGTCTGCTCCAGGGTCCATGGACGGTATTTCCCCGCCCTGTAGAGACGCTCCAAAACAGTCCCGGCAACGGTCAGACAGGGATAAAGCCTTACCGCGTCCGGACCGAGTTTCACTGTTTGCGCCACATCCCTCTGGAACTCCCCTTCCTGCGATCCCGGAAGCCCCGGAAGCAGTTGGATGACCAGAGACAGCCCCGCAGTTTTAACAGTACGGCAGGCGGCTATAGCAGTTTCGGGGGTATAATTTCTGGCCGAGCGCCTAAGGGTCAGCGCGGAAAAGCTCTGGATGCCCAGTTCGACAATGTCCAGCCCGGCTTCCTTGAGCTTCTCAAGCCGGTTCGCATCAATGCAGTCCGGCCGGGTTGAAAAACGCACCGCAGTGATAAACCCTTCCCGCTTGAATCTCTCGGCCAGTCCGATGAATCTCATCTGCCATTCAAAAGGCAGTGCGGTAAAAGTTCCTCCAAAAAAAGCCAGCTCCATGGGGTCGCGTTCACCGGTCTTGAAAAACTCTGGAATTTCTCTTTCAATATCTTGATATATATCGTTTAAAGAGCGCAGACCGGTACCGGTCTGCCTCTCCTGTGAACAATAGACACACCGGGACGGACATCCTAAAAAAGGCATGAATACCGGCCAGATACGCTTTTTTACATGCTTCGGCTCAGGGTGTTTGAAGGTTGTCTGGCTCATTATGGGATGGCTCATATGCGGAAAAAGACGATAGATTTAAATCTTTATTTAATAAATTAGCTTGATTAAAAAAAAATGGTCGGTTAAATATAACGTTAAAATATCTTTTGCGGTCATCTGTGATCCGTTTAAGAAGAATTGTCATAACATGCAACAAAAGAATTACGACCGAATATACCATGAGTAATCAGGACTGCATATTCTGCAAGATAGTAGCCGGAGAAATACCGTGTTTCAAAATATACGAAACGGACCGGCTGTTGAGCTTTCTGGACATAGGCCCGGTACACAAGGGACATGCTCTTGTAATACCCAAAGAGCATTACCGTGACATATGGGACCTCCCGGCAGATCTCGGCAGTGAAATCATTACTGCAACCAAGATTGCCGGTGATGCCATAGTAAAAGCTACCGGCGCAGACGGGCTTAATCTTATAATGAACAACAATGAAGCTGCCGGGCAACTTGTTTTCCATGCCCACATGCACATGATCCCCCGCTTCAGGGAGGACGGCCTAAGGCACTGGGACCAAAGCAGCTATGAAAGCATGGATGAGGCCCAGGACCTTGCATTAAAGATAGAAAAGATGATAAAGAGATAACTTGTTAATAACGTGTTAACAACTTGCTTCTAACGATAACGCCTTGCCTGCATCACCGTCTGTAGCATCCTGCAGCGGATAACATTAAACCCGCCGCCCCTGACCTCAGGGCCGGGGACAACGGAGGAAAGGAAATGGCTACCGGAAACACCCTTACTAAAGCCAGCGTTGTTGATTACATCTACGAAAAAACCGACCGGAACAGAGCTGAAATCAAAGAGCTGGTGGAATCCATTCTGGACATCATGAAAAAGGCGATCAAAAGCGATCATGCCATGCTGGTCAGTGGTTTCGGCAAATTCGAAGCCTACGACAAGAACGCACGCAAGGGCCGCAATCCCCAGACCAATGAAGCCATTACACTGCCTGCACGCAAGGTTGTGGTCTTCAGGCTCTCCCGCAAATTCAGGTCGGAGCTTAACGGCTAGACTGACGCAAAAGTTTCTGCCCGGCCGGGAAAACCGGCTGAAGTTATCAACAATACGGGCCCGATGCATAACCATTGGGTCCTGTAGTTGGTTTTGCGTACCGTTAATATTTTGCAACCGTAAAAACCAGGGCGGTTCCGCAGGTCATGCGGAACCGCCCTGTTCATTCTACAATGATTTTTACAGCTTCACAAAACCTACTGTCTTTTTACTCGACTGATATTTTTCAGGAAAGGACTTTCCAGCCAGCCAAGACGGTGCAGCAGGGTCTCGGAAGAACAACGGAGCACTCCGAGTCCGTACTTCACGGAACGGCTGAAACTGATTGAAGAAGAATCATCCATGTAGCGGGTCGGGCAGGTCACTTCCCCGATGTCGTATCCGGCATAGATTATCTGACAGAGCATCTGGTTATCAAAAACAAAATCATCACTGTTTGATTCGAAAGGTATGGCCTCCAGCAGTTTTCCGGAAAAAGCCCGGTAGCCGGTGTGGTATTCGGAAAGATGATAGCCGACCATCATGTTCTGAAACATAGTAAGCGCCCGGTTGGCGATATATTTATAACGGGGCATTCCGCCCTTGAGCGCTCCGGTGCCCAGAATACGGGAACCCAGCATGCAGTCGAACACACCATTGGCAATAGGGGAAACCATGGCCGAAATAATCAGCGGAGTGTACTGGTAGTCCGGATGAACCATGACCACAACATCCGCGCCCATTTCAAGAGCGGTTCGGTAGCAGGTCTTCTGGTTGCCGCCGTACCCGGTATTGCAGTCATGCACAACGGTCCGCAGCCCCAATCGTTCGGCCTGAGCCACTGTGTCATCTCGACTGCAATCATCCACAAGTAAAATATCATCAACAACATCAGGCGGGAGTTCATCTATTGTTTTCTTGAGCGTGGATGCCGCATTGTATGCAGGCATGACCATGACAACTTTTTTACCGTTCACCATCTGTTTATATTTCTCCATACCGTTGCAGACGTTAACATGTTTTGCGCGGCAGCCTATTTGCAGAGACAAAAGCCATGAACTCCCGTCACGCACAAGAAAATCAGTATTACTGCGTCCAAAACACGGGGCTCCCACTATTTCAAACGGTCAGTTATCACCAAAGCACCCAGGCAATCAAGCCGGTTGCCTGCCGCCCGGCTTTTTAGTAATCAGTCCCCATCAATTTCGATCAATTACCGGAACCACAGGGGATCAGCGAAAATGCATGAATCTGCTATCAGGAAATATATCCGCAAAATCATAATGGACAAATGCACCGAGGACGAACAGGCCAGACAGGACGCCCTCGGCGAATACATAGCCATGACCATGCCCAACATCGATGAAGGCGCGGTCAGAAACATCAAATCCATGATTCCGCCCATTTCCGAGCTCTATGAGAAATGGACCGAAATGTTTATAGACAGACTCCTTGAAACCGTTCCCGGCAACCAGATCGACGAACTCTGCAGCGGCACCGCGGAAAACGATTCCGCACTGGTGCTCGTTTACATCATGTTCATGGAATCGGAACGCATGGAAAAGCAGATAGAACAGGACATCGCCGCCTACGCTCCGACCCAGAACGATGAAGCAGGCAACATCGCCAGCGATTACATCCGCTCCAAGCTCACGATAATCGCCGAACAGCAGAAAGCAAAAAACTCTACACTCCAATAAGCGGGACAGGAAAATACGGATGTTCAGTAAAGCCATTGTCAGAACGCCTTCACGCAGTATGGGCCGGGGAATAACCGAGGCAGGACTCGGCTGTCCTAATATGGACATGGCCCTTGCCCAGCATAAAAACTACACGAACTACCTTAAAAATGCGGGAATCCATGTAACCGAGCTTGCGCCGGTAGAGGAATACCCGGATTCGGTTTTCGTGGAGGACACTGCGGTCATGATCCCCTTCAGCGGTGGAACAGCGGTATTTCTGACCTGTCCGGGAGCCGCCCCCAGACGCGGAGAAGTGGAAGCCATCAGCGCGGCAGTCAGTGCATACACAGAGGAAACAATCCGTATGGAAGGTGACGGTCTGATGGAAGGCGGAGATGTGCTGCTCATGGGACGGACGTTTTATGTGGGCATAGACACCAGAACCAACCGCTCCGGTTATGAGCAGTTTGCCAGCGCCGCAAAACGGTTCGGGCTCACGGCCGTACCAGTACCCTTTGACCGGGGAATGCCGCACCTGAAAACGGAACTTTCCGCCCTTGATGCCGAGACACTGATTATGAGTCGACGTTTTGCAGAAAGGGAAGAATTCGCCGGCTTCAGGAAAATAATTATTCCAGAAGGGGAATCATACTCGGCCAACTGCCTTTATCTGGGCGAAAAACTGCTTGCCCCGGCCGGTTTTCCAGCCACAGCGGAAATGCTTGATAAGAACGGATTCACCCCGGACTTCATCGAGATGTCCGAATTCCGCAAAATGGACGGAGGACTCACCTGCCTGTCCCTGCGCTGGTAACAAGAAAGCCTTAGGCAGCCAGAGGCGAACTCCGTTTATAAAAAACGCGAAGCGCATCAAAAGGCTCATTGAAAAATTCAGAAATACGGACAATTCCGGCACATCAGGAATGGGTTTCC
This window harbors:
- a CDS encoding insulinase family protein; the protein is MSKTHGFKEISREYVAELNGEAVIYEHEKTGGRVLSVINNDENKTFGISFRTPPANSTGLPHILEHSVLCGSEKYPVKEPFVELLKCSLQTFLNAMTYPDKTVYPVASPNEQDFRNLVGVYLDAVFFPNLTPNTLMQEGWHYVPEKDGSLSYKGVVFNEMKGAYSSPDSLLYEHSQHSLFPDTTYGLDSGGDPEVIPELTFEEFIEFHGKYYHPSNAYAFFYGDDDPEHRLVMLEEYFSRYDRIDPHSEISMQTPFKEPVSVVKKYAASDDDAQKAMFTMNFGISRGREAMADLELSVLEEILIGLPSSPLRKALNDSGLGEDLAGAGLENELRQLYFSTGLKGIKAEDGPKVEEIIFATLRDIVKNGVEKDDIEAALNTIEFQLRENNTGSYPRGLSVMITAMTSWLYDGHPLEYVRYEQPLAELKARLENGENVFEPLISEIFLNNSYRSSVLMIPDSEVGPKREADEKARLDKARSAMDESEYQSVLKKAAELQAEQEAEDSPEALATIPRLTIADIEKEGREIVCDQKGDTLFHDLDTNGIMYLDLAFDFSGLEDRLVPYLPIFGRALLQTGTRSTDFVTMTRRMAAKTGGIHHAAIVTPIHMTDDTCSRFVLRAKATTERTDDLLEILSELLREASLDNRDRIRQIVLESKARKEQSLVPSGHIMAATRMKARFNEAGLINELMNGISGLEFLRKLAERVENDFDSVAADLEAVRTAIISKSTLLSNITMDGKSFKDVEADIASMVGQLPAGNSTKAQRTMLKFPAAEGLCIPAQVNYVAKGAKVSEYGYEYTGAAHVVSRYLRTGYLWDKVRVQGGAYGSFSMLDRTSGSLSFVSYRDPNLTRTLDTYDAVADYLSDLKLNSDELEKAVLGGIGEIDNYMLPDAKGYTSMVRHLCREDAAFRQSIREQVLGCSAQDFRNFAKAAKAVAEHGDVVVLGGKKAMQDSGLALELKDVL
- a CDS encoding radical SAM protein, whose protein sequence is MSQTTFKHPEPKHVKKRIWPVFMPFLGCPSRCVYCSQERQTGTGLRSLNDIYQDIEREIPEFFKTGERDPMELAFFGGTFTALPFEWQMRFIGLAERFKREGFITAVRFSTRPDCIDANRLEKLKEAGLDIVELGIQSFSALTLRRSARNYTPETAIAACRTVKTAGLSLVIQLLPGLPGSQEGEFQRDVAQTVKLGPDAVRLYPCLTVAGTVLERLYRAGKYRPWTLEQTEIELAHGLMQLWPAGIHVIRIGVAHEEGLAESIVAGPFHPALGQAARSRALYLFLGSKLAQYKSGPARLSVPARYSGEFWGHKGNLRELYAGLGLSPENVVFKNTDEFILEF
- a CDS encoding FAD-dependent oxidoreductase is translated as MSSLSAEDRYRNFIPDESRQYLEKMFAGFKRNVAIEIYTKEGLHNEYNEFSLKLCRALNVMSDKIELREFAMDSEEGRERKIIASPTILIAPDKYDIRFLGAPAGEEGRALVEALNLASKGEEGISESAMEILGKLKGNRLVKIFSSPSCPYCPGQAINAFKAAVGRPDKVSAWCISTLDNENMARQYNVGSVPHTDINDTATFKGLEPEDQFMIQLLYMKPLKEIMEENRKEPEQQEEKEYEDVDLVIIGGGPAGMSAGIYAKRSGLSCVILEKQGVGGQVALTPKVENYPGFTHIQGFELVEILGAHAREYTRINQFVEVRDIKAGERFEIATDDTVYRAKGILLATGVNVRMLGVPGEDKFYGHGVSYCATCDGNFYRGGKAVVVGGGNTALTDALHLKHLGVETTIIHRRDRFRAEKVLQDSVEREGIKVIWNSEVTEIIGDKQVESVRVKNNEDGSETTLDTDVVFVAIGHTANTSLAQKLGVELREDGFIKVDAGQRTSVERVYAAGDVTGGVRQIIIATGQGAAAALTAFDDFARTFSEEKKMPVNIW
- a CDS encoding HIT family protein, with the protein product MSNQDCIFCKIVAGEIPCFKIYETDRLLSFLDIGPVHKGHALVIPKEHYRDIWDLPADLGSEIITATKIAGDAIVKATGADGLNLIMNNNEAAGQLVFHAHMHMIPRFREDGLRHWDQSSYESMDEAQDLALKIEKMIKR